AAAGTTGGTCACTAATGCACCTGCTTCACGAGCAATTAAATCGCCAGCTGCACAATCCCACGGTTTTAAGCCGATTTCAAAGTAACCGTCAACACGGCCAGCCGCAACATAAGCTAAATCTAATGCCGCAGAACCTGTACGGCGGAAATCTGCAACGCCATTGTTCATTAAAGCTTCAATCATATTTAAATGAGCAGTACGATGTTTTGCAACTTTAAATGGGAAACCTGTTGCTAACACAGTGCCTTGTAAATCACGGCGTTCATTACTAATACGTAAGCGGAATTCATTTAATTTTGTACCTTCACCACGCACTGCCGTGAATAATTCGTTACGAATAGGATCATACACAACCCCCACTTCGGTACGACCGCTCACACGAATTGCAATCGACACCGCAAAATGCGGTAAGCGTTTAACAAAGTTCGTTGTACCATCTAATGGATCAATTACCCATTGAACATCGTTATTTGTACCAGCTAAAACGCCTGATTCCTCACCAACAATAGCATGGTCAGGGTACGATTTGCGGATCACTTCAATGATAGCTGCTTCTGCTGCCTTATCAATTTCTGTGACATAGTCATTTGAGCCTTTTTGAGCAACTTGAGTATCTTGAGGCGCTTGCTCATAGCCTTTAGCAATAATATTGCCCGCTTTTCGTGCTGCACGAATAGCGATATTTAACATTGGATTCATAATTCCACCAGATTTTAAAGAACATAAAAGGATTAGGATTATAGAGAAAGTTAGGGAATAAAGGAATAGGGTGATGAAAAAAGCCTATTTGTAAGTAGCCTTATCTGCTATACTTTCCGCAATTTTTTTTCATTATCGAGAATATTATGAATCACAAATTTAATGCGAAGACACCACGTTTTAAAACTACGGAAGAACGTCGTAAGCCTAAATTCAGAACACAAGAAGGCAAAGAAAGAAAAGAGAGAAGTTCAGAGTACCGTGATAAATTTCAAAAGACAGAAAGATCTCACGATAAACCGAATTTCTCCATTTATCCAACGGAAGCGAAAAAAGCTGGGCGAGAAGGATCAGTAAAAATTAGTGTCAAAGGTGGAAACAATAAGCCAGCGGAGAAAAAAACAGGTCCACTTTCGCCAAGAGCGCCTGAAAAAATTCGCAATAACCGAGCAACAGAAATGAAAGTTTATGGCGAAAATGCTTGCCATACCTTATTCCAGCAGCGTCCAGAAGCTATCGTTCGTTTATGGGCAACGGTTGAAGGGGCAAAGAAAGCGGGTGAATTATTAAGTTATCTTGCAGAACAGAAAAAAGCCTATCACGTTGTCGATAGTGAAGAGATGGAACGTGTAACTGGCACGGAACATCACGGCGGTATCTGTTTATTAGTGAAAAAATCATCACCATTTTCATTAGAAGGGTATTTGCAAGTTGCCCGTCAGCATGATTGCTTGGTGCTATTAGATGGGGTAAATAATGCGCAAAATGTCGGCGGAATTATCCGTACTTGTGCATTTTATGGCGTAAAAGGCATTATTGTAGAAAGT
Above is a genomic segment from Actinobacillus indolicus containing:
- the suhB gene encoding inositol-1-monophosphatase produces the protein MNPMLNIAIRAARKAGNIIAKGYEQAPQDTQVAQKGSNDYVTEIDKAAEAAIIEVIRKSYPDHAIVGEESGVLAGTNNDVQWVIDPLDGTTNFVKRLPHFAVSIAIRVSGRTEVGVVYDPIRNELFTAVRGEGTKLNEFRLRISNERRDLQGTVLATGFPFKVAKHRTAHLNMIEALMNNGVADFRRTGSAALDLAYVAAGRVDGYFEIGLKPWDCAAGDLIAREAGALVTNFVGGTDYLKSGNVVAGSGRVVKEILNSIQPTLTEELKA
- a CDS encoding TrmH family RNA methyltransferase, producing the protein MNHKFNAKTPRFKTTEERRKPKFRTQEGKERKERSSEYRDKFQKTERSHDKPNFSIYPTEAKKAGREGSVKISVKGGNNKPAEKKTGPLSPRAPEKIRNNRATEMKVYGENACHTLFQQRPEAIVRLWATVEGAKKAGELLSYLAEQKKAYHVVDSEEMERVTGTEHHGGICLLVKKSSPFSLEGYLQVARQHDCLVLLDGVNNAQNVGGIIRTCAFYGVKGIIVESNDILNSSNAARVAEGGLEFVHPLETKHKQIALTQLRNAGYQIVHLTRQKQAPSLAKTTLAEKVVFVLSEIVPNDAEYPEDTAVQLSFANPLNSGLNVSVNAGILLAQWYHLYKV